One Meles meles chromosome 11, mMelMel3.1 paternal haplotype, whole genome shotgun sequence DNA segment encodes these proteins:
- the LOC123953442 gene encoding orexigenic neuropeptide QRFP: MISPHALPCLLLLPLGACLPLLDREEAAATVGGVRGGMSWVDLPGGRRMSPPWSSPGWPRAPQPHGLLVTAKELKASGQRRPGFTFRFGRQDDGSEAPGFLPVDGEKASGPLGTLAEELSSYSRKKGGFSFRFGRR; encoded by the coding sequence ATGATAAGCCCGCACGCCCTGCcgtgcctcctcctcctgccgctgggtgcctgccttcctctcttggACAGAGAAGAGGCCGCTGCCACCGTGGGAGGGGTCAGAGGTGGAATGAGCTGGGTCGACCTGCCCGGGGGACGCCGCATGTCCCCCCCATGGAGCTCCCCCGGGTGGCCGAGGGCCCCACAGCCGCACGGCCTGCTGGTCACGGCCAAGGAGCTGAAGGCGTCAGGCCAACGGCGCCCTGGCTTCACGTTCCGGTTCGGGAGGCAGGATGATGGCAGCGAGGCTCCCGGCTTCCTCCCCGTGGACGGCGAGAAGGCCAGCGGCCCTTTAGGGACCCTGGCCGAGGAGCTCAGCAGTTACAGCAGGAAAAAAGGTGGCTTCAGCTTCCGCTTCGGCCGGCGGTGA
- the FIBCD1 gene encoding fibrinogen C domain-containing protein 1 has protein sequence MVNDRWKTMGGASQLEDRPRDKPQWPSCGYVLCTVLLSLAVLLAVAVTGAVLFLNHTHAPGTAPPPVVSTGPAGANSALVTVERADSSRLSILIDPRCPDLTDGFARLEGAQASVLQALAEHRAEPRLAGEQERELLDTLADQLPRLLARASELQAECAGLRKGLGTLGQGLSALQSEQGRLIQLLSESQGHMAHLVNSVGDVLDGLQRDPGRGRPRIKADLQRAPARGLRPRGCANGSPPRDCLDVLLSGQQEDGIYSVFPTHYPAGFQVYCDMSTDGGGWTVFQRREDGSVNFFRGWEAYRDGFGKLTGEHWLGLRRIHALTTQATYELHVDLEDFDNSTAYARYGSFGVGLFSVDPEEDGYPLTVADYSGTAGDSLLKHGGMRFTTKDRDSDHSENNCAAFYRGAWWYRNCHTSNLNGQYLRGAHASYADGIEWSSWTGWQYSLKFSEMKIRPVREDR, from the exons TGGCCCAGCTGCGGCTACGTGCTGTGCACGGTGCTGCTCTCCCTGGCGGTGCTGCTGGCCGTGGCCGTCACCGGCGCTGTGCTCTTCCTGAACCACACCCACGCGCCAGGCACGGCACCCCCGCCCGTCGTCAGCACCGGGCCGGCAGGGGCCAACAGTGCCCTGGTCACCGTGGAGAGGGCCGACAGCTCGCGCCTCAGCATCCTCATCGACCCGCGCTGCCCCGACCTCACCGACGGCTTCGCCCGCCTGGAGGGCGCCCAGGCATCCGTGCTGCAGGCGCTGGCCGAGCACCGGGCCGAGCCGAGGCTGGCCGGCGAGCAGGAGCGGGAGCTGCTGGACACCCTGGCGGACCAGCTGCCCCGGCTGCTGGCCCGGGCCTCGGAGCTGCAGGCGGAGTGCGCCGGGCTGCGGAAGGGCCTCGGCACCCTGGGCCAGGGGCTCAGCGCCCTGCAGAGCGAGCAGGGCCGCCTCATCCAG CTTCTCTCCGAGAGTCAAGGCCACATGGCTCACCTGGTGAACTCGGTTGGCGATGTCCTAGATGGCCTGCAGAGGGACCCAGGGAGGGGCCGTCCCCGCATCAAAGCTGACCTCCAGAGGGCACCTGCCAGGGGATTGCGGCCCCGCGGCTGCGCCAACG GGTCTCCGCCCCGCGACTGTCTGGATGTACTCCTGAGCGGGCAGCAGGAGGACGGCATTTACTCGGTCTTCCCCACACACTACCCCGCTGGCTTCCAGGTCTACTGTGACATGAGCACGGACGGCGGCGGCTGGACG GTGTTCCAGCGCCGGGAGGACGGGTCCGTGAACTTCTTCCGAGGCTGGGAAGCGTACCGGGACGGCTTCGGCAAGCTCACGGGGGAGCACTGGCTAG GGCTCAGGAGGATCCACGCCCTGACCACGCAGGCCACCTATGAGCTCCACGTGGACCTGGAGGACTTCGACAACAGCACAGCCTATGCCCGCTACGGGAGCTTTGGCGTCGGCTTGTTCTCCGTGGACCCCGAGGAAGACGGGTACCCGCTCACCGTGGCCGACTACTCGGGCACGGCAG GGGACTCCCTCCTGAAGCACGGCGGCATGAGGTTCACCACCAAGGACCGCGACAGCGACCACTCGGAGAACAACTGCGCCGCCTTCTACCGCGGCGCCTGGTGGTACCGCAACTGCCACACGTCCAACCTCAACGGGCAGTACCTGCGCGGCGCACACGCCTCCTACGCCGACGGCATCGAGTGGTCCTCCTGGACGGGCTGGCAGTACTCGCTCAAGTTCTCGGAGATGAAGATCCGGCCGGTCCGTGAGGACCGCTAG